In Primulina huaijiensis isolate GDHJ02 unplaced genomic scaffold, ASM1229523v2 scaffold38877, whole genome shotgun sequence, a single genomic region encodes these proteins:
- the LOC140968923 gene encoding uncharacterized protein isoform X4 produces MAFDGSGCSGSTSGTTERGAKKTPWTSAEDEILMEYVSKHGEGNWASIQKISGLDKSGKSCRNRWANYLRPHLKKGAFSAEEEEIIIELHGKHGNKWAHIAAQLPGRTDNEVKNFWNIRLKKSQRVGLEIHRQQMSQTNQLLSSSPSNKSLSSPTLVTLPSVKQILPNSFLPVLPVQENYLNFGFDPHPNKVVLALPSMKSPEMVTSTLKPFSSDHVIAIPNNAARDFEVMESEFMHGTGAKASGSGINFMDDELSMLLDNFPLVVPLPEWDDLHPRLCSDSSCKY; encoded by the exons ATGGCTTTCGATGGTTCTGGATGCTCAGGATCTACATCTGGAACAACCGAACGTGGGGCAAAGAAAACACCATGGACTTCAGCAGAAGACGAGATTCTGATGGAGTACGTAAGCAAGCATGGTGAGGGAAACTGGGCTTCTATTCAAAAGATATCTGGACTAGATAAATCAGGGAAGAGCTGTAGAAACAGATGGGCCAATTATTTGAGGCCTCATCTGAAGAAAGGTGCATTTTCTGCTGAGGAAGAAGAAATTATTATTGAGCTTCATGGGAAACATGGTAACAAATGGGCTCACATCGCTGCTCAG CTTCCTGGTAGAACAGACAACGAGGTCAAGAATTTCTGGAATATCAGATTGAAGAAAAGCCAACGTGTGGGTTTGGAGATTCACCGTCAGCAAATGAGTCAAACAAATCAGCTCCTCAGTTCTTCACCATCAAACAAATCACTTTCTTCACCCACTTTGGTTACATTGCCTTCTGTCAAACAGATCTTACCGAATTCGTTTTTGCCAGTGTTACCGGTTCAAGAAAATTATCTCAATTTTGGCTTCGATCCCCACCCAAACAAGGTAGTTTTAGCCCTTCCATCCATGAAATCACCAGAAATGGTCACATCAACTCTTAAACCTTTTTCAAGTGATCATGTGATTGCCATCCCAAATAATGCTGCTAGGGATTTTGAGGTGATGGAATCAGAATTCATGCATG GCACAGGAGCCAAGGCATCGGGGTCAGGCATCAATTTTATGGACGATGAACTGTCCATGCTTCTAGACAACTTCCCGTTAGTTGTGCCCCTCCCCGAATGGGATGATTTACATCCCCGCCTGTGTTCCGATTCGTCGTGCAAATATTGA
- the LOC140968923 gene encoding uncharacterized protein isoform X5, with protein MEYVSKHGEGNWASIQKISGLDKSGKSCRNRWANYLRPHLKKGAFSAEEEEIIIELHGKHGNKWAHIAAQLPGRTDNEVKNFWNIRLKKSQRVGLEIHRQQMSQTNQLLSSSPSNKSLSSPTLVTLPSVKQILPNSFLPVLPVQENYLNFGFDPHPNKVVLALPSMKSPEMVTSTLKPFSSDHVIAIPNNAARDFEVMESEFMHGTGAKASGSGINFMDDELSMLLDNFPLVVPLPEWDDLHPRLCSDSSCKY; from the exons ATGGAGTACGTAAGCAAGCATGGTGAGGGAAACTGGGCTTCTATTCAAAAGATATCTGGACTAGATAAATCAGGGAAGAGCTGTAGAAACAGATGGGCCAATTATTTGAGGCCTCATCTGAAGAAAGGTGCATTTTCTGCTGAGGAAGAAGAAATTATTATTGAGCTTCATGGGAAACATGGTAACAAATGGGCTCACATCGCTGCTCAG CTTCCTGGTAGAACAGACAACGAGGTCAAGAATTTCTGGAATATCAGATTGAAGAAAAGCCAACGTGTGGGTTTGGAGATTCACCGTCAGCAAATGAGTCAAACAAATCAGCTCCTCAGTTCTTCACCATCAAACAAATCACTTTCTTCACCCACTTTGGTTACATTGCCTTCTGTCAAACAGATCTTACCGAATTCGTTTTTGCCAGTGTTACCGGTTCAAGAAAATTATCTCAATTTTGGCTTCGATCCCCACCCAAACAAGGTAGTTTTAGCCCTTCCATCCATGAAATCACCAGAAATGGTCACATCAACTCTTAAACCTTTTTCAAGTGATCATGTGATTGCCATCCCAAATAATGCTGCTAGGGATTTTGAGGTGATGGAATCAGAATTCATGCATG GCACAGGAGCCAAGGCATCGGGGTCAGGCATCAATTTTATGGACGATGAACTGTCCATGCTTCTAGACAACTTCCCGTTAGTTGTGCCCCTCCCCGAATGGGATGATTTACATCCCCGCCTGTGTTCCGATTCGTCGTGCAAATATTGA
- the LOC140968923 gene encoding uncharacterized protein isoform X3 has product MNYAVFLFCTSERSTSGTTERGAKKTPWTSAEDEILMEYVSKHGEGNWASIQKISGLDKSGKSCRNRWANYLRPHLKKGAFSAEEEEIIIELHGKHGNKWAHIAAQLPGRTDNEVKNFWNIRLKKSQRVGLEIHRQQMSQTNQLLSSSPSNKSLSSPTLVTLPSVKQILPNSFLPVLPVQENYLNFGFDPHPNKVVLALPSMKSPEMVTSTLKPFSSDHVIAIPNNAARDFEVMESEFMHGTGAKASGSGINFMDDELSMLLDNFPLVVPLPEWDDLHPRLCSDSSCKY; this is encoded by the exons ATGAATTATGCCGTTTTTCTTTTTTGTACTTCAGAGC GATCTACATCTGGAACAACCGAACGTGGGGCAAAGAAAACACCATGGACTTCAGCAGAAGACGAGATTCTGATGGAGTACGTAAGCAAGCATGGTGAGGGAAACTGGGCTTCTATTCAAAAGATATCTGGACTAGATAAATCAGGGAAGAGCTGTAGAAACAGATGGGCCAATTATTTGAGGCCTCATCTGAAGAAAGGTGCATTTTCTGCTGAGGAAGAAGAAATTATTATTGAGCTTCATGGGAAACATGGTAACAAATGGGCTCACATCGCTGCTCAG CTTCCTGGTAGAACAGACAACGAGGTCAAGAATTTCTGGAATATCAGATTGAAGAAAAGCCAACGTGTGGGTTTGGAGATTCACCGTCAGCAAATGAGTCAAACAAATCAGCTCCTCAGTTCTTCACCATCAAACAAATCACTTTCTTCACCCACTTTGGTTACATTGCCTTCTGTCAAACAGATCTTACCGAATTCGTTTTTGCCAGTGTTACCGGTTCAAGAAAATTATCTCAATTTTGGCTTCGATCCCCACCCAAACAAGGTAGTTTTAGCCCTTCCATCCATGAAATCACCAGAAATGGTCACATCAACTCTTAAACCTTTTTCAAGTGATCATGTGATTGCCATCCCAAATAATGCTGCTAGGGATTTTGAGGTGATGGAATCAGAATTCATGCATG GCACAGGAGCCAAGGCATCGGGGTCAGGCATCAATTTTATGGACGATGAACTGTCCATGCTTCTAGACAACTTCCCGTTAGTTGTGCCCCTCCCCGAATGGGATGATTTACATCCCCGCCTGTGTTCCGATTCGTCGTGCAAATATTGA
- the LOC140968923 gene encoding transcription factor MYB86-like isoform X2, which produces MGFMPPCGSLVKVLGSTSGTTERGAKKTPWTSAEDEILMEYVSKHGEGNWASIQKISGLDKSGKSCRNRWANYLRPHLKKGAFSAEEEEIIIELHGKHGNKWAHIAAQLPGRTDNEVKNFWNIRLKKSQRVGLEIHRQQMSQTNQLLSSSPSNKSLSSPTLVTLPSVKQILPNSFLPVLPVQENYLNFGFDPHPNKVVLALPSMKSPEMVTSTLKPFSSDHVIAIPNNAARDFEVMESEFMHGTGAKASGSGINFMDDELSMLLDNFPLVVPLPEWDDLHPRLCSDSSCKY; this is translated from the exons ATGGGGTTTATGCCCCCGTGTGGATCTCTGGTGAAAGTTTTAG GATCTACATCTGGAACAACCGAACGTGGGGCAAAGAAAACACCATGGACTTCAGCAGAAGACGAGATTCTGATGGAGTACGTAAGCAAGCATGGTGAGGGAAACTGGGCTTCTATTCAAAAGATATCTGGACTAGATAAATCAGGGAAGAGCTGTAGAAACAGATGGGCCAATTATTTGAGGCCTCATCTGAAGAAAGGTGCATTTTCTGCTGAGGAAGAAGAAATTATTATTGAGCTTCATGGGAAACATGGTAACAAATGGGCTCACATCGCTGCTCAG CTTCCTGGTAGAACAGACAACGAGGTCAAGAATTTCTGGAATATCAGATTGAAGAAAAGCCAACGTGTGGGTTTGGAGATTCACCGTCAGCAAATGAGTCAAACAAATCAGCTCCTCAGTTCTTCACCATCAAACAAATCACTTTCTTCACCCACTTTGGTTACATTGCCTTCTGTCAAACAGATCTTACCGAATTCGTTTTTGCCAGTGTTACCGGTTCAAGAAAATTATCTCAATTTTGGCTTCGATCCCCACCCAAACAAGGTAGTTTTAGCCCTTCCATCCATGAAATCACCAGAAATGGTCACATCAACTCTTAAACCTTTTTCAAGTGATCATGTGATTGCCATCCCAAATAATGCTGCTAGGGATTTTGAGGTGATGGAATCAGAATTCATGCATG GCACAGGAGCCAAGGCATCGGGGTCAGGCATCAATTTTATGGACGATGAACTGTCCATGCTTCTAGACAACTTCCCGTTAGTTGTGCCCCTCCCCGAATGGGATGATTTACATCCCCGCCTGTGTTCCGATTCGTCGTGCAAATATTGA
- the LOC140968923 gene encoding uncharacterized protein isoform X1 codes for MGFMPPCGSLVKVLVLRIMAFDGSGCSGSTSGTTERGAKKTPWTSAEDEILMEYVSKHGEGNWASIQKISGLDKSGKSCRNRWANYLRPHLKKGAFSAEEEEIIIELHGKHGNKWAHIAAQLPGRTDNEVKNFWNIRLKKSQRVGLEIHRQQMSQTNQLLSSSPSNKSLSSPTLVTLPSVKQILPNSFLPVLPVQENYLNFGFDPHPNKVVLALPSMKSPEMVTSTLKPFSSDHVIAIPNNAARDFEVMESEFMHGTGAKASGSGINFMDDELSMLLDNFPLVVPLPEWDDLHPRLCSDSSCKY; via the exons ATGGGGTTTATGCCCCCGTGTGGATCTCTGGTGAAAGTTTTAG taTTGAGGATTATGGCTTTCGATGGTTCTGGATGCTCAGGATCTACATCTGGAACAACCGAACGTGGGGCAAAGAAAACACCATGGACTTCAGCAGAAGACGAGATTCTGATGGAGTACGTAAGCAAGCATGGTGAGGGAAACTGGGCTTCTATTCAAAAGATATCTGGACTAGATAAATCAGGGAAGAGCTGTAGAAACAGATGGGCCAATTATTTGAGGCCTCATCTGAAGAAAGGTGCATTTTCTGCTGAGGAAGAAGAAATTATTATTGAGCTTCATGGGAAACATGGTAACAAATGGGCTCACATCGCTGCTCAG CTTCCTGGTAGAACAGACAACGAGGTCAAGAATTTCTGGAATATCAGATTGAAGAAAAGCCAACGTGTGGGTTTGGAGATTCACCGTCAGCAAATGAGTCAAACAAATCAGCTCCTCAGTTCTTCACCATCAAACAAATCACTTTCTTCACCCACTTTGGTTACATTGCCTTCTGTCAAACAGATCTTACCGAATTCGTTTTTGCCAGTGTTACCGGTTCAAGAAAATTATCTCAATTTTGGCTTCGATCCCCACCCAAACAAGGTAGTTTTAGCCCTTCCATCCATGAAATCACCAGAAATGGTCACATCAACTCTTAAACCTTTTTCAAGTGATCATGTGATTGCCATCCCAAATAATGCTGCTAGGGATTTTGAGGTGATGGAATCAGAATTCATGCATG GCACAGGAGCCAAGGCATCGGGGTCAGGCATCAATTTTATGGACGATGAACTGTCCATGCTTCTAGACAACTTCCCGTTAGTTGTGCCCCTCCCCGAATGGGATGATTTACATCCCCGCCTGTGTTCCGATTCGTCGTGCAAATATTGA
- the LOC140968930 gene encoding metal tolerance protein 1-like codes for MDEPKSDYGHIIEVHADAPTAESGSVGSKACAGATCGFTDSATSSKDAQERSASIKKLLIAVGLCIVFMIVEIVGGIKANSLAILTDAAHLLSDVAAFAISLFSLWAAGWEANPKQSYGFYRIEILGALVSIQLIWLLAGILVYEAVVRLIQDTGEVKGFLMFLVSAFGLVVNVIMAILLGHDHGHGHGHGHTHDHDHNNDGDDHDHKHDHIGHDHDHVSEDDTAHDEHHQPNAGDPSEPLIKSKQGRSKKQRNINVQGAYLHVLGDSIQSVGVMIGGAIIWYKPEWKIVDLICTLIFSVLVLGTTIKMIRNILEVLMESTPREIDATRIERELCEMEEIVAIHELHIWAITVGKVLLACHVKVKLEFDADKVLDKVIEYLKREYNIKHVTIQIEKEQIPRT; via the coding sequence ATGGATGAGCCAAAATCAGATTATGGGCATATCATTGAGGTTCACGCTGATGCCCCAACAGCAGAGAGTGGCTCCGTTGGGAGCAAGGCCTGTGCAGGAGCGACCTGTGGTTTCACCGATTCCGCAACCAGTTCTAAAGATGCGCAAGAACGATCAGCTTCGATCAAGAAACTGTTGATAGCTGTTGGATTGTGCATTGTATTTATGATAGTCGAAATTGTAGGTGGGATAAAAGCAAACAGTCTTGCGATATTGACTGATGCAGCTCATCTATTATCAGACGTTGCAGCTTTTGCTATATCATTGTTTTCACTATGGGCCGCGGGTTGGGAGGCGAATCCAAAGCAATCTTATGGATTCTATAGGATAGAGATATTGGGGGCGCTTGTGTCGATTCAGTTGATATGGCTTCTTGCTGGGATTCTGGTCTATGAAGCTGTTGTCAGACTCATACAGGATACTGGTGAGGTTAAAGGCTTCTTAATGTTCTTGGTTTCGGCTTTCGGTTTAGTTGTTAATGTTATCATGGCTATCTTGCTCGGACATGATCACGGGCATGGGCATGGACATGGACACACGCATGATCATGACCATAACAACGATGGTGATGATCACGACCATAAACATGATCACATCGGCCATGACCATGATCATGTCTCTGAGGACGACACAGCCCACGATGAGCATCATCAGCCTAATGCTGGAGATCCGAGTGAGCCTTTGATTAAATCAAAACAAGGGCGTAGCAAGAAGCAAAGGAACATAAATGTTCAAGGGGCTTACCTTCATGTGCTTGGAGATTCAATACAAAGTGTTGGCGTCATGATTGGTGGAGCTATTATCTGGTATAAACCCGAGTGGAAAATCGTTGATCTTATTTGTACTCTCATCTTTTCTGTACTTGTGCTGGGGACAACGATCAAGATGATACGTAACATTCTCGAGGTTCTCATGGAGAGTACTCCAAGAGAGATTGATGCAACAAGAATTGAAAGGGAGCTTTGTGAGATGGAGGAGATAGTTGCAATTCATGAATTGCATATATGGGCTATTACAGTTGGGAAAGTTTTGTTAGCATGCCATGTTAAAGTTAAGCTTGAGTTTGATGCTGACAAGGTTTTGGACAAAGTGATCGAGTATCTTAAGAGGGAATATAACATAAAGCATGTCACTATCCAGATAGAAAAAGAACAGATTCCCAGAACTTAG